One part of the Oceanihabitans sp. IOP_32 genome encodes these proteins:
- a CDS encoding class I SAM-dependent methyltransferase encodes MSFYQQIAPYYHHIFKINEKQVEFITSRIPKSESKILDIGCGIGTLSFELAKHYNNVLGIDMDSEMIRVALNKKENQSEAVQFNQMSMLDLSTALNKHTVGGIVCFGNTLVHLKALDEVADFLQQSKNVLKPKGKLLLQIVNYDRIIENNVKSLPIIDNDVITFKRQYNYRKSENKIDFNTYLTVKSTQQTIKNTVELLPLLKNELEELLHKAGFNNLKYYGSFNLEAYTLNSPALIVEAW; translated from the coding sequence ATGAGTTTTTACCAGCAAATCGCCCCCTATTATCATCATATTTTTAAAATTAATGAGAAACAAGTCGAATTTATCACCTCCAGAATACCAAAAAGCGAGTCTAAAATTTTAGATATCGGCTGTGGTATTGGAACACTTTCTTTTGAATTGGCCAAACATTACAACAATGTTTTAGGTATTGATATGGATTCTGAAATGATTCGAGTAGCCCTAAATAAAAAGGAGAACCAATCTGAAGCCGTTCAATTTAATCAAATGAGTATGCTTGACTTAAGTACAGCTTTAAACAAGCATACTGTTGGAGGCATCGTTTGTTTTGGTAATACTTTAGTCCATTTAAAAGCTTTAGATGAGGTGGCAGATTTTTTGCAGCAATCAAAAAACGTTCTAAAACCCAAAGGAAAACTGCTATTACAAATTGTTAATTACGACAGAATTATTGAAAACAACGTTAAAAGTTTACCAATTATAGACAATGATGTTATCACTTTTAAACGTCAATACAACTACCGAAAATCTGAAAATAAAATAGATTTTAACACCTATTTAACCGTTAAATCAACCCAACAAACTATTAAAAACACCGTTGAATTATTACCTCTATTAAAAAACGAACTCGAAGAGCTTTTGCACAAAGCAGGTTTCAATAATTTAAAGTATTACGGTAGTTTTAATTTAGAAGCCTATACTTTAAATAGTCCTGCTTTAATTGTAGAGGCTTGGTAG
- a CDS encoding potassium/proton antiporter translates to MNITIENILLIGSILLLISVVAGKTSYKFGVPTLLLFLAIGMLAGTDGIGGINFNNPKIAQLIGVISLNFILFSGGLDTNWKSIKPILGEGIALSTLGVLLTALSIGGFVYYITDFTFYESMLLGSIVSSTDAAAVFSILRSKGLALRENLRPTLELESGSNDPMAYVLTLSFLTLVVNQDQSILSIIPAFFQQMIVGAIAGFAFGIASKFIINNIKLDFEGLYPVLVIALMFITFSATDFIGGNGFLAIYICAVYLGNQVLMHKKAILKMYDGLAWLMEIVLFLTLGLLVFPSQIIPFMGIGLLISVFLIVVARPVSVMISLMFFKMKFRRGLYISWVGLRGAVPIVFATYPLLAGVDKANIIFNIVFFISVTSILIQGTTLSVVAKWLNVALPQKSKKITPTDQFMLELPKSLLQEFNVSSDFYCANKRIVDLDFPENAFIVMIKRDKEYIRPVGSTEIKPDDILMVLADTENDYKKVYQCLKYRKQTAESQ, encoded by the coding sequence ATGAATATAACAATTGAAAATATACTTTTAATAGGTTCTATTTTACTTTTAATAAGCGTTGTAGCAGGTAAAACCTCCTATAAATTTGGAGTGCCTACCTTATTGCTTTTCTTGGCAATAGGGATGTTGGCTGGCACCGATGGTATAGGGGGCATTAATTTTAATAATCCTAAAATTGCACAGCTTATAGGGGTTATTTCACTTAATTTTATTTTGTTTTCGGGGGGTCTAGATACGAATTGGAAATCTATAAAGCCCATACTTGGTGAAGGGATCGCTTTATCTACCTTAGGCGTGCTGTTAACGGCACTTAGTATTGGGGGTTTTGTTTATTATATTACCGATTTTACCTTTTATGAAAGTATGTTACTGGGTTCTATTGTCTCTTCAACCGATGCTGCAGCCGTATTCTCAATTTTACGCTCTAAAGGATTGGCATTAAGAGAAAATTTAAGACCTACCCTTGAGTTAGAAAGTGGTAGTAACGACCCTATGGCTTACGTCTTGACACTCTCTTTTTTAACCTTAGTGGTTAATCAAGATCAAAGTATTTTATCGATTATTCCAGCGTTTTTTCAACAAATGATTGTTGGTGCTATCGCAGGTTTTGCATTTGGTATAGCAAGTAAGTTTATTATCAATAATATAAAGTTAGATTTTGAAGGGCTTTACCCTGTTTTGGTTATTGCCTTGATGTTTATAACCTTTTCGGCAACCGATTTTATTGGTGGTAACGGTTTTTTGGCTATCTATATCTGTGCCGTTTATCTGGGTAATCAGGTTTTAATGCACAAAAAAGCCATATTAAAAATGTACGACGGTTTGGCTTGGCTTATGGAAATTGTACTGTTCCTCACCTTGGGTTTGTTGGTCTTTCCGTCACAAATCATACCTTTTATGGGCATTGGTTTGCTAATTTCTGTGTTTTTAATTGTGGTAGCTCGTCCCGTAAGCGTGATGATAAGTTTAATGTTTTTTAAAATGAAATTTAGAAGGGGACTGTATATTTCCTGGGTGGGTTTGCGTGGAGCCGTTCCAATTGTGTTTGCAACATACCCGCTCTTGGCAGGTGTAGATAAGGCAAACATTATTTTTAATATTGTCTTTTTTATTTCGGTAACTTCGATATTAATTCAAGGCACAACACTTTCGGTGGTGGCAAAATGGCTAAATGTGGCCTTGCCGCAGAAATCGAAAAAAATTACCCCAACCGATCAATTTATGTTGGAATTACCTAAATCTTTACTTCAAGAATTTAATGTTTCATCAGATTTTTATTGTGCTAATAAAAGAATTGTGGATTTAGATTTCCCTGAGAATGCTTTTATAGTTATGATAAAACGGGATAAGGAATATATTCGTCCAGTAGGCTCTACCGAGATTAAACCAGACGATATTTTAATGGTTCTAGCAGATACCGAAAACGATTATAAGAAAGTTTACCAATGTCTTAAGTATAGAAAGCAAACAGCGGAGTCGCAATAA
- a CDS encoding DUF3124 domain-containing protein: MKTIYVFLILLFVFFSCNDKRELSSINPENWEKRRAVIKTSDSLDYGKSYLSVYSEIFSLSEHTTHNLTSMVSLRNISETDTIYILRAEYYDTHGKSVRTYFNYPIYLAPLETTEIIIDEIDVSGGTGSNFIFEWKTPRNCPEPLFEGVMSSTMGQQGLSFTTQAKRIN, encoded by the coding sequence ATGAAAACAATATATGTATTTCTAATCTTACTATTTGTTTTTTTTAGTTGTAATGATAAGAGAGAGCTGAGCTCTATAAATCCAGAAAATTGGGAGAAACGGCGTGCTGTTATTAAAACAAGCGATTCGCTAGACTACGGTAAATCTTACCTTTCGGTGTATTCTGAAATTTTTAGCTTGTCAGAGCACACCACTCATAATTTAACCTCTATGGTAAGCCTAAGAAATATTAGCGAAACCGATACCATTTATATTTTAAGAGCCGAATATTACGACACTCACGGTAAATCGGTTAGAACCTATTTCAATTATCCCATTTATTTAGCACCTTTAGAAACCACCGAAATAATTATAGATGAAATTGACGTTTCTGGTGGGACAGGTTCAAATTTTATATTCGAATGGAAAACTCCAAGAAACTGCCCAGAGCCATTATTTGAAGGTGTCATGAGTTCTACGATGGGGCAACAAGGCTTATCGTTTACAACGCAGGCCAAGCGCATAAATTAA
- a CDS encoding ClpXP adapter SpxH family protein produces MKKENNPLLCDIETGICQTTGENIEVQTETKKASHNNQIKAIYYTDPICSSCWGIEPQLRKLKLEYGHTIEIQYKMGGLLPDWNYNSGGISKPSDVAGHWDEVSVHYDMPIDGDVWLEDPLASSYPPSIAFKAAQMQSQEKAILFLREIREMVFLKKINIAKWEHLEVAAKKVGLDIEQFKTDFKGPAEALFQDDLKFGKELGVRGFPTIFFVDHAGNKEVVYGARPYAFYEMAILKLNPNLIKSEYSKHWESLFKIYHSLTAKEFSELSGTPRHESEQVLNTLSNDVKLEKLTTKNGSIWVWLP; encoded by the coding sequence ATGAAAAAAGAAAACAATCCGCTATTATGCGATATAGAAACTGGAATTTGCCAAACAACTGGCGAGAATATAGAAGTGCAAACAGAAACTAAAAAGGCCTCTCATAATAACCAGATAAAAGCCATTTATTATACAGATCCTATTTGTTCTTCCTGTTGGGGAATAGAACCGCAATTGCGCAAACTTAAATTGGAGTACGGGCACACCATCGAGATCCAATATAAAATGGGCGGCTTACTGCCAGATTGGAATTATAATAGTGGCGGTATTAGTAAACCATCAGATGTGGCCGGACACTGGGACGAAGTCAGTGTGCACTACGATATGCCAATTGATGGCGATGTGTGGCTTGAAGATCCGTTAGCCTCATCTTATCCACCTTCAATTGCTTTTAAAGCCGCACAAATGCAAAGTCAGGAAAAAGCCATTTTATTTCTTCGTGAAATAAGAGAAATGGTGTTCTTAAAAAAGATAAATATCGCCAAATGGGAACATTTAGAAGTAGCGGCTAAAAAAGTTGGCCTCGATATCGAGCAGTTTAAAACCGATTTTAAAGGCCCGGCAGAAGCTTTATTTCAAGACGATTTAAAGTTTGGAAAAGAACTAGGGGTAAGAGGGTTTCCAACCATATTTTTTGTGGATCATGCCGGAAACAAAGAAGTTGTTTATGGTGCAAGACCTTATGCTTTTTACGAAATGGCCATTCTAAAACTAAATCCGAATCTTATAAAAAGTGAATACAGTAAACATTGGGAGTCACTTTTCAAAATTTACCATTCACTTACGGCCAAAGAATTTTCAGAACTATCTGGAACCCCAAGACACGAAAGTGAACAGGTTTTAAATACGCTTTCAAATGATGTTAAATTGGAAAAATTGACCACAAAAAACGGATCTATTTGGGTGTGGTTGCCATAA
- a CDS encoding ribose-phosphate pyrophosphokinase, producing MSTVITEAKIFSCTQSTELAQNIAAAYGTSLGKVITSTYSDGEFQPSYEESIRGTRIFIIGSTNPSSENLMELLLMIDAAKRASARHITAVMPYFGWARQDRKDKPRVPIAAKLIAKMLEAAGATRIITMDLHADQIQGFFEKPVDHLFASTIFLPYLKSLNLPNLTIASPDMGGSKRAYAYSRALESDVVICYKQRAKANVVSHMELIGNVEGKNVVLVDDMVDTAGTLTKAADLMMERGALSVRAICTHPILSGDAYKKLQNSKLEELIVTDSIPLQQKSDKVKVLTCANLFANVMHKVHHNKSISSEFLM from the coding sequence ATGTCCACTGTCATTACAGAAGCCAAAATTTTCTCATGTACCCAAAGTACAGAACTTGCTCAAAATATTGCTGCGGCCTATGGCACCAGCTTAGGAAAGGTTATAACTTCAACATATAGTGATGGTGAGTTTCAGCCGTCTTACGAGGAGTCTATTCGAGGGACAAGAATTTTTATAATTGGATCTACAAATCCGAGTTCTGAAAATTTAATGGAGCTGTTGTTAATGATAGATGCTGCAAAACGCGCATCGGCCAGACACATTACAGCTGTAATGCCTTATTTTGGATGGGCAAGACAAGACAGAAAGGATAAGCCTAGAGTACCCATCGCTGCTAAACTTATAGCTAAAATGCTTGAAGCTGCAGGAGCAACTCGAATCATCACAATGGATTTGCACGCCGATCAAATTCAAGGCTTTTTTGAAAAACCTGTAGACCACTTATTTGCGTCTACCATTTTCTTGCCGTATTTAAAAAGTTTAAATCTGCCAAATTTAACCATAGCTTCGCCAGATATGGGCGGATCGAAAAGAGCTTATGCTTATTCTAGAGCCTTAGAGAGCGATGTCGTGATTTGTTACAAGCAACGCGCAAAAGCTAATGTGGTTTCGCATATGGAGCTTATTGGTAATGTTGAAGGTAAAAACGTCGTCTTGGTTGACGATATGGTAGATACCGCAGGAACCTTAACGAAGGCTGCAGATTTAATGATGGAAAGAGGCGCTTTAAGTGTGCGCGCCATTTGTACTCACCCGATATTATCTGGTGATGCTTATAAGAAATTACAAAACTCGAAATTAGAAGAGTTAATAGTAACAGACTCGATTCCTTTACAGCAAAAAAGTGATAAAGTAAAGGTTTTAACTTGTGCCAACTTATTTGCTAATGTGATGCATAAAGTACATCACAACAAGTCTATTAGCTCTGAGTTTTTAATGTAA
- a CDS encoding 50S ribosomal protein L25/general stress protein Ctc: protein MKSITINGSQRESVGKKATKALRNAGQVPCVLYGGDKPVHFSAPELAFSKLVYTPNAHTVVITLDSGETFNAVLQDIQFHPVTDRILHVDFYQLFEDKEIALNIPVRLVGSSRGVKNGGVLRRNNRKLRIKALPANLPDFIEIDITPLKIGDKIAVGDLPTDGYTFLHNDNTQVVQIRSSRVAVADEEDEEELAEGAEAPAEEAKAQE from the coding sequence ATGAAATCAATTACAATTAACGGATCTCAAAGAGAAAGCGTGGGCAAAAAAGCAACAAAAGCCTTACGTAATGCTGGTCAGGTTCCTTGCGTATTATACGGAGGAGATAAACCAGTGCATTTCTCAGCACCAGAATTAGCCTTCTCTAAACTTGTATACACGCCAAATGCGCATACAGTTGTAATTACTTTAGATAGTGGCGAGACTTTTAACGCAGTACTTCAAGACATTCAATTTCACCCGGTAACAGACAGAATCTTACACGTAGATTTCTATCAGTTATTTGAAGATAAGGAAATTGCTTTAAATATCCCAGTTCGTCTGGTTGGTAGTTCAAGAGGTGTTAAAAACGGTGGTGTTTTAAGAAGAAACAACAGAAAATTACGTATTAAAGCGCTTCCAGCAAACTTACCAGATTTTATAGAGATCGATATTACGCCTCTTAAAATTGGTGATAAAATTGCTGTTGGTGATTTACCTACCGATGGATACACATTCTTACATAACGACAACACACAAGTAGTTCAAATTAGATCTTCTAGAGTTGCTGTTGCAGATGAAGAAGATGAAGAAGAATTAGCTGAAGGCGCAGAAGCACCAGCAGAAGAGGCTAAGGCTCAAGAATAA
- the pth gene encoding aminoacyl-tRNA hydrolase, with protein MFKFLFRLFKKKTHTEDLDAMKKYLIVGLGNMGAKYENTRHNIGFKILDYFADKENLVFETQKLGDVCTYKLKGRTFVFLKPNTYMNLSGKAVLYWLTKEKIPLENLLIITDDLNLPFGTIRLKTKGSDGGHNGLKDIQDKLNTTKYNRFRFGISDAFGKGRQVDYVLGDWSEEENKTLPERLEKAVELIKSFALAGVSNTMNAFNGK; from the coding sequence ATGTTTAAATTTTTATTCAGATTATTTAAAAAGAAAACGCATACAGAGGATTTAGATGCTATGAAAAAATACTTGATAGTTGGTCTTGGTAATATGGGGGCGAAGTACGAAAACACCCGACACAATATAGGCTTCAAAATTTTAGATTACTTTGCAGATAAAGAAAATTTGGTTTTCGAGACTCAAAAACTGGGTGATGTTTGCACCTATAAATTAAAGGGCAGAACATTTGTATTCTTAAAACCCAATACTTACATGAATTTAAGCGGTAAAGCCGTTTTGTATTGGTTAACGAAAGAGAAAATTCCTTTAGAAAATTTATTAATTATCACAGACGATTTAAATTTACCTTTTGGTACTATTCGGCTAAAAACCAAAGGGAGTGATGGTGGCCATAATGGGTTAAAAGATATTCAAGACAAGCTGAATACGACTAAATACAACCGTTTTAGATTTGGAATTAGCGATGCCTTTGGTAAAGGCAGGCAAGTAGACTATGTTTTGGGAGATTGGTCTGAAGAAGAAAACAAAACCCTTCCCGAGCGTCTAGAAAAAGCCGTAGAGCTAATAAAATCTTTCGCTTTGGCTGGTGTAAGTAATACCATGAATGCTTTTAATGGCAAGTAA
- a CDS encoding reprolysin-like metallopeptidase, with product MKTKLHYVLTIAMLLCVFSVLAQDDTWNKVNQIEHTQDFKALNLLESKTHLFKLDTSGFKQLVSSAPLRQAQTKTSGKIISVPGLNGILESFRVYEAPVFTPELAAKYPNIKSYVGYSTKDAKIRLRMSVSPQGIQTMISYPDKPTVFMQPVTKGLNTYVVYQKNSKKTTLDRFSCTTMAALSTSPKKSSNHNKNEGGANNQTLQKFRIAISATGEYTAYHGGTVAGALAAINATLTRVNAVFETDMAVSFELVDAPQLIYTDALTDPYSDANIGTESNGLDGWSLQVQNTLTSVIGNAAYDIGHLFGASGGGGNAGCIGCVCVDDDPLNTNDRNKGSAYTSPSDNRPEGDTFDIDYVVHEIGHQMGASHTFAFESEGTGVNSEPGSGTTIMAYAGITGPNNVSLNSDDYFHYHSIKQILDNLATKTCQTSQPILNNPPIANAGSNYSIPKGTAYVLKGAATDLDSGDMLTYTWEQIDSGTTNYLNFGPNLNSGAMNRSLPPSASPNRYIPKLTSVLDGNTIQTNPTLGSDWETVSTVPRTLNWALTVRDRSPALPSGGQTSYDTMQITVEDVTPFSIVNPISWTQGVTETINWNVGETNNSPINCQNVNIVLSTNGGTTFDTLIASNIPNTGSYTFMVPAITNTSMARLLIEAADNIFYDVSDFDFSISTNPDFFIANETLEPIDCKETTAYFTFEYVAANGFSENTTFSASGIPAGATVTFLPENLSTSGLVTMTISNLEGVAQDDYPITITGTPTAGSPKTRNVLFPFYNQICPSVANTDYATSTTLVEFNTINNSSLKPSGYSDYTAISTDVNRGSAYNLTVNTNTDGNFGTNTTVWIDWNQDCDFDDAGETYNLGTTFNELDGQTSNSPLSITIPTDAVLGNTTMRVTTKFNDGTSPRSCENGFDGEVEDYTLTVQASKAIEEFGFDNFVVFPNPNKGQFYIKLNSSLSSNIVVEIFSLTGQLIYKKTFQDGGDFKEEIALNYPQSGMYILNVSDNKRKSTKKLIFK from the coding sequence ATGAAAACAAAACTACATTATGTTTTAACAATAGCAATGCTTTTATGTGTGTTTTCAGTTTTAGCTCAAGATGACACGTGGAATAAAGTTAATCAAATAGAACATACCCAAGATTTTAAAGCATTAAATCTCCTCGAGAGTAAAACACATCTCTTTAAGTTAGATACCTCAGGATTTAAACAACTTGTTTCATCTGCGCCTTTAAGACAAGCTCAGACCAAAACTTCTGGAAAAATAATAAGTGTTCCTGGTTTAAACGGTATACTTGAATCTTTTAGGGTTTATGAAGCTCCAGTTTTTACGCCAGAACTTGCTGCAAAATACCCAAACATAAAGTCTTACGTCGGGTACAGTACAAAAGATGCTAAAATACGTTTACGTATGAGTGTTTCTCCTCAGGGCATCCAAACCATGATATCTTACCCCGATAAACCCACAGTATTTATGCAACCTGTAACAAAAGGTTTAAACACTTATGTGGTTTATCAAAAAAACTCTAAAAAGACAACACTAGACCGCTTTAGCTGTACTACTATGGCAGCCTTAAGTACAAGTCCTAAAAAATCAAGCAATCATAACAAAAATGAAGGCGGAGCAAATAACCAAACCCTTCAAAAATTTAGAATAGCTATATCTGCAACAGGAGAATACACCGCATACCACGGCGGAACAGTTGCTGGTGCCTTAGCTGCTATAAACGCTACGTTAACGCGAGTAAATGCCGTTTTTGAAACCGATATGGCCGTGAGCTTTGAGCTTGTAGACGCCCCGCAGCTTATATATACCGATGCTTTAACAGACCCCTATTCTGATGCGAATATAGGTACAGAATCTAACGGCTTAGACGGATGGAGCTTACAAGTACAAAACACCTTAACCAGTGTTATTGGTAATGCCGCTTATGATATTGGCCATTTGTTTGGCGCCTCTGGCGGTGGAGGGAACGCTGGTTGTATTGGCTGTGTTTGTGTGGACGACGACCCCTTAAACACCAATGACAGAAATAAAGGAAGTGCTTACACCTCGCCATCTGATAACAGACCAGAAGGAGACACCTTCGATATTGACTATGTGGTGCATGAAATTGGACACCAAATGGGTGCGTCCCACACCTTTGCTTTTGAATCTGAGGGTACTGGGGTGAATTCTGAACCCGGAAGCGGCACAACCATTATGGCTTACGCCGGAATTACAGGACCGAACAACGTAAGCCTAAACAGTGATGATTATTTTCATTACCACAGTATAAAGCAAATATTAGACAATCTCGCTACCAAAACTTGCCAGACCTCTCAGCCTATTTTAAATAATCCACCTATTGCTAATGCGGGAAGCAACTATAGTATTCCCAAAGGGACAGCCTATGTTTTAAAAGGGGCGGCAACAGATCTTGATAGCGGTGATATGCTTACCTATACTTGGGAACAAATAGATAGTGGCACCACTAACTACTTAAATTTTGGCCCCAATTTAAACTCAGGCGCAATGAATAGATCCTTACCACCATCGGCATCACCAAATCGATATATCCCCAAACTTACGAGTGTTTTAGACGGCAACACCATTCAGACTAATCCTACACTAGGTAGCGACTGGGAAACCGTCTCGACAGTACCTCGCACTTTAAATTGGGCATTAACTGTTAGAGATAGATCGCCTGCTCTACCCAGTGGCGGTCAAACAAGTTACGACACGATGCAAATAACGGTAGAAGACGTCACACCCTTTAGCATAGTAAACCCAATATCGTGGACTCAAGGTGTAACAGAAACCATTAATTGGAATGTAGGAGAAACAAATAATAGCCCCATTAATTGTCAAAATGTAAACATTGTTCTCTCTACAAATGGCGGCACTACTTTTGATACTTTAATTGCCTCAAACATACCCAATACCGGGTCATACACTTTTATGGTACCAGCCATAACAAACACCTCAATGGCTAGACTACTTATCGAAGCTGCCGATAATATTTTTTACGATGTGTCTGATTTTGATTTCTCAATTTCTACAAATCCAGATTTTTTTATAGCTAACGAAACCCTAGAACCTATAGACTGTAAGGAGACTACGGCCTATTTCACCTTCGAATATGTTGCTGCCAATGGTTTTTCTGAAAACACCACCTTTAGTGCATCTGGTATTCCTGCAGGAGCTACAGTTACTTTTTTACCAGAGAATTTAAGTACCTCGGGGCTGGTAACTATGACTATTTCTAATTTAGAGGGCGTGGCACAAGATGATTATCCTATAACAATAACAGGAACACCAACCGCAGGAAGTCCGAAAACCAGGAATGTGTTATTTCCGTTTTATAACCAAATTTGCCCGTCGGTGGCAAATACAGACTATGCAACAAGTACCACACTTGTTGAATTTAATACCATTAACAATAGCTCCCTGAAACCTTCTGGTTATTCTGATTACACTGCTATTTCAACCGATGTTAATAGAGGCAGCGCTTATAATTTAACCGTAAATACAAACACCGACGGTAATTTTGGGACCAACACCACGGTCTGGATTGATTGGAACCAAGATTGTGATTTTGATGATGCGGGCGAAACCTACAATCTAGGCACTACTTTTAATGAGTTAGACGGCCAAACTTCTAACTCACCATTATCTATAACCATTCCTACTGATGCCGTTTTAGGAAACACAACCATGCGGGTTACTACAAAGTTTAACGATGGTACTAGCCCAAGATCTTGTGAAAATGGTTTTGATGGTGAAGTTGAAGATTATACACTCACTGTACAAGCCTCTAAAGCCATAGAAGAATTTGGTTTTGATAACTTTGTGGTGTTCCCCAATCCTAACAAAGGTCAATTCTACATTAAACTCAACAGCTCTTTGTCTAGTAATATCGTAGTTGAAATTTTTAGCCTTACTGGACAATTAATTTACAAAAAAACATTCCAGGATGGCGGTGACTTTAAAGAAGAAATAGCTTTAAACTACCCGCAATCGGGCATGTATATTTTAAATGTAAGCGACAATAAACGAAAGTCTACTAAAAAGTTGATTTTTAAATAG
- a CDS encoding bifunctional riboflavin kinase/FAD synthetase: MKSVNTIETYKANAPAVVTIGTFDGVHIGHQKIVERLINTGKAEGLKSVILTFFPHPRMVLQKELSIKLIDTIAERQAKLKALGLDHLLIIEFTEAFSRLSAEEFVKTILVDKLRTKKVIIGYDHRFGRNRNADINDLKHYGKLYNFEVEEISAQDINNVAVSSTKIRKALNEGDIAKANAFLGYNFTITGTVITGKGLGRQLGFSTANIRVEEDYKLIPKQGAYVVSSLIDGEKVFGMLNIGLNPTVRGNNTLSIEAHFFNFNKDIYNKTIKIELHKRLRDEQKFESLEALKSQLEKDKKTALVYFQEPQG, from the coding sequence ATGAAAAGCGTAAATACTATTGAAACCTATAAAGCAAATGCTCCAGCAGTGGTTACTATTGGCACTTTTGATGGTGTGCACATCGGTCATCAAAAAATTGTTGAACGCTTAATCAATACAGGTAAAGCAGAGGGTTTAAAATCTGTAATTCTCACTTTTTTTCCGCATCCGCGAATGGTTTTGCAAAAAGAGTTATCTATAAAACTTATAGATACCATTGCCGAGCGTCAGGCTAAATTAAAGGCCTTAGGTCTAGATCACTTATTAATAATAGAATTTACCGAGGCCTTTTCAAGACTCTCTGCCGAAGAGTTTGTGAAAACGATTTTAGTCGATAAGCTCCGTACAAAAAAGGTAATTATTGGTTACGACCACAGGTTTGGCAGAAATAGAAATGCCGATATAAACGATTTAAAACACTATGGGAAGCTGTATAATTTTGAAGTTGAAGAAATCTCTGCCCAAGACATTAACAATGTTGCTGTGAGTTCGACAAAAATAAGAAAAGCTTTAAATGAGGGCGATATAGCTAAAGCTAATGCCTTTTTAGGTTATAATTTTACAATTACTGGCACTGTAATTACAGGTAAAGGTCTGGGGAGGCAATTGGGCTTTTCTACAGCCAATATTAGAGTAGAAGAAGATTATAAGTTAATACCTAAGCAGGGCGCTTATGTGGTGAGTTCTCTTATTGATGGTGAAAAAGTTTTTGGAATGCTTAATATTGGCTTAAACCCTACAGTTCGGGGTAACAACACACTAAGCATCGAAGCGCATTTTTTTAATTTTAATAAAGATATTTACAACAAAACCATTAAGATAGAATTGCATAAACGCCTGCGTGACGAACAAAAGTTTGAATCGCTAGAGGCCTTAAAAAGCCAGCTAGAAAAAGATAAAAAAACCGCTTTGGTTTATTTTCAAGAGCCCCAAGGTTAG